One segment of Stappia sp. 28M-7 DNA contains the following:
- a CDS encoding DnaJ C-terminal domain-containing protein, whose translation MRDPYSVLGVAKSASEADIKRAFRKLAKKYHPDQNADDPKAKERFAEANQAYEILGDKEKRGQFDRGEIDAEGKPRFQAHGFGGGFDDSDIFRQSRGQSSGFGGFGQGGGFDDILNDILGGLGGRARGGAGFAGGGAGAGAGAGPGAGPRARPTRRGGDANVTAKVTLEQLVHDRKARVTLPSGKTLDVKLPDGTTDGEKIRLRGQGEPGENGGPAGDAIVEVRLARHPLFAPAGDDLRLDLPITLYEAVLGAKVRVPTLDGAVNLTVAPNAQAGKTMRLKGKGLPNRTGGRGDLLVTLRIVLPEEGDEELATLMRAWKELRPYRARGPEFD comes from the coding sequence ATGCGTGATCCCTATTCCGTTCTCGGCGTCGCGAAATCGGCGAGCGAGGCCGACATCAAGCGAGCCTTCCGGAAGCTCGCGAAAAAGTATCACCCGGACCAGAACGCCGACGATCCGAAGGCGAAGGAGCGCTTTGCCGAGGCCAACCAGGCCTATGAAATCCTTGGCGACAAGGAAAAGCGCGGCCAGTTCGACCGGGGCGAGATCGACGCCGAAGGCAAGCCGCGCTTTCAGGCGCACGGCTTCGGCGGCGGGTTCGACGACTCCGACATTTTCCGTCAGTCGCGTGGACAGTCCTCCGGCTTCGGAGGGTTCGGCCAGGGCGGTGGCTTCGACGACATCCTGAACGATATCCTCGGCGGCCTCGGTGGCCGCGCCAGAGGCGGAGCCGGCTTTGCCGGCGGCGGAGCAGGTGCGGGTGCAGGCGCAGGCCCTGGTGCGGGCCCGCGAGCACGCCCGACACGGCGCGGCGGCGATGCCAATGTCACCGCGAAGGTGACGCTCGAACAGCTCGTCCACGACCGAAAGGCGCGGGTTACCCTGCCTTCCGGCAAGACCCTGGATGTGAAGCTGCCGGACGGCACGACAGACGGCGAGAAGATCCGCCTGCGCGGACAGGGCGAGCCGGGCGAAAACGGCGGACCTGCGGGCGATGCCATCGTCGAGGTGCGCCTTGCCCGTCATCCGCTGTTCGCGCCGGCCGGCGACGACCTGCGACTCGACCTGCCGATCACCCTTTATGAGGCCGTTCTGGGAGCCAAGGTCCGCGTGCCGACGCTCGACGGGGCAGTGAACCTGACTGTCGCGCCGAACGCTCAGGCCGGCAAGACGATGCGACTGAAGGGCAAGGGCTTGCCCAACCGGACCGGCGGGCGCGGTGATCTGCTGGTGACGCTGCGGATCGTGCTGCCCGAGGAGGGTGATGAAGAGCTCGCAACCCTGATGCGGGCCTGGAAGGAACTGCGCCCTTACCGAGCCCGCGGGCCCGAGTTCGACTGA
- a CDS encoding RT0821/Lpp0805 family surface protein: MTNNRITTISSDRDSTKLGCRRATAVALALLLPLVAAGCGSVSMPIGSSDLESPLDLTGSIDSQQNAADVDISSQDRAIIARAIATAHESGMAEPPFSWNNPITGNSGTIVAVKDDTQSGGTGCTRFETTANTIGGVRAYLGTACRDLMQEWAIIDLSVKAAEAETAS, encoded by the coding sequence ATGACAAACAACCGGATCACGACAATCTCCAGCGACCGCGACAGCACCAAGCTTGGCTGCCGCCGGGCGACCGCGGTCGCACTCGCGCTCCTTCTCCCGCTTGTAGCCGCAGGTTGCGGCAGCGTGTCCATGCCCATCGGCAGCTCCGACTTGGAATCGCCGCTCGACCTGACCGGTTCCATCGATTCCCAGCAGAACGCCGCGGATGTGGACATCAGCTCGCAGGACCGGGCCATCATCGCCCGCGCCATTGCGACTGCACACGAATCCGGCATGGCCGAACCGCCGTTCTCCTGGAACAACCCGATCACCGGGAACTCCGGCACCATCGTCGCCGTGAAGGACGACACCCAGTCCGGCGGCACCGGCTGCACCCGCTTCGAGACGACCGCCAACACGATTGGCGGCGTGCGCGCCTATCTCGGCACCGCCTGCCGCGATCTCATGCAGGAATGGGCGATCATCGACCTGTCGGTGAAGGCCGCCGAGGCGGAGACCGCGAGCTGA
- a CDS encoding bifunctional 2-polyprenyl-6-hydroxyphenol methylase/3-demethylubiquinol 3-O-methyltransferase UbiG produces MKTLVDKIAGALRLGWRRAPASRRPQTTGSWSREAVLKRVAPLSLRDRFLPEFDPDYYRALYPDLAEFDDEALERHYRDTGRAEGRVASPLAARGYFVDALQGGERALELGAFHRPLMQGAHTKHFDVLPRAQLVERAKAIGEKPEGIPQIDFVSPSGDLAVVDEPFDMVVSSHVIEHQPNLVAHLTQVDRILDKGGVYAMIVPDCRFCFDHFIPPSTLGQVIEAHYQNPKVHTVRSVVEMRALTTHNDAARHWKGDHGTLDHTVGRTRNAIREWEQSKGSYIDVHAWRFTPDTFTQIITTLNGLGLIGLTPYRVYPTPYLVSEFCAVLAKQD; encoded by the coding sequence ATGAAGACCCTGGTCGACAAGATCGCCGGCGCGCTGCGTCTTGGCTGGCGCCGGGCACCCGCATCGCGGCGTCCGCAGACCACAGGCTCATGGTCGCGCGAGGCTGTGCTGAAGCGCGTGGCGCCCCTTTCGCTGCGCGACAGGTTCCTTCCCGAATTCGATCCCGACTACTATCGCGCGCTCTATCCTGACCTTGCCGAGTTCGATGACGAGGCGCTGGAGCGCCACTACCGCGACACCGGCCGGGCCGAGGGACGGGTCGCCTCGCCGCTCGCAGCACGCGGCTACTTCGTGGACGCGCTGCAGGGAGGCGAAAGGGCGCTGGAACTGGGCGCCTTTCACCGTCCGCTAATGCAAGGGGCCCATACCAAACATTTCGACGTGCTGCCGCGGGCGCAGCTGGTGGAGCGGGCGAAAGCCATCGGCGAAAAGCCGGAAGGCATTCCCCAGATCGACTTCGTGTCGCCTTCGGGCGACCTTGCCGTCGTCGACGAGCCGTTCGACATGGTCGTCTCCTCGCACGTCATCGAGCACCAGCCCAATCTCGTCGCGCATCTGACCCAAGTGGACCGCATACTCGACAAAGGCGGCGTCTACGCGATGATCGTCCCGGATTGCCGCTTCTGCTTCGACCACTTCATTCCGCCCTCCACCCTCGGCCAGGTGATCGAGGCGCATTACCAGAATCCGAAGGTCCATACCGTGCGCAGCGTCGTCGAGATGCGGGCGCTGACCACGCATAACGATGCAGCACGCCACTGGAAGGGCGACCACGGTACGCTCGACCATACGGTCGGGCGGACCCGCAACGCGATCCGCGAGTGGGAGCAGAGCAAGGGCAGCTACATCGACGTGCATGCCTGGCGCTTCACGCCCGACACCTTCACCCAGATCATCACCACGTTGAACGGGCTCGGCCTGATCGGCCTCACGCCCTACCGGGTATACCCAACCCCTTATCTGGTAAGCGAATTCTGCGCGGTGCTGGCCAAGCAGGACTGA
- a CDS encoding magnesium transporter CorA family protein, whose translation MITAYTLDAGSIVEIRCSSEMRIPDLALWVDLFSPTREERALAEAWIGTEIPTREEMAAIETSERLYELQSALIMTAVMPLIARNPDPKSAAMTLVATKDRLVSLRHGEPASVAIAVRRIQHEGIPIRSACDILFTLLDAIADRAADVVEECSTEFDAVSSQVFGTGLDTRKSTQYKATIQKIGHIGLKVARMHDACASLERLFLFLALHAKTLNLNSQQKSAAKALGRDIRSIREHAGGLDARLNFLLDATVGLVNLEQNQIIKIFSVLAVIFLPPTLIASIYGMNFQDMPEFTWPYGYPFSLGIMIASVAVTFLYFRWKKLL comes from the coding sequence ATGATCACCGCCTATACGCTCGACGCGGGCAGCATTGTCGAAATCCGCTGCTCAAGCGAAATGCGAATTCCCGATTTGGCGCTCTGGGTGGACCTGTTCTCTCCCACGCGAGAAGAACGAGCGCTGGCGGAAGCCTGGATCGGCACAGAGATCCCGACGCGCGAGGAAATGGCGGCGATCGAAACCTCCGAACGCCTCTACGAACTTCAGTCCGCTCTGATCATGACGGCGGTCATGCCGCTGATTGCCCGCAATCCCGATCCGAAGTCCGCGGCCATGACCCTGGTGGCGACGAAAGATCGTCTCGTCTCCTTGCGCCATGGCGAGCCGGCCTCGGTGGCGATTGCGGTCCGCCGGATCCAGCATGAAGGAATACCGATCCGGTCTGCCTGCGACATCCTCTTCACCTTGCTGGATGCGATCGCGGACCGGGCTGCCGATGTGGTGGAAGAGTGCTCGACCGAGTTCGACGCGGTCTCCAGCCAGGTGTTCGGGACAGGCCTCGATACCCGCAAGAGCACGCAATACAAGGCGACGATCCAGAAGATCGGCCATATCGGCCTCAAGGTCGCCCGCATGCACGACGCCTGCGCAAGTCTGGAGCGGCTGTTCCTGTTCCTCGCCCTTCACGCCAAGACGCTGAACCTCAACAGCCAGCAGAAAAGCGCCGCAAAGGCGCTCGGCCGGGATATCCGCTCGATCCGCGAACATGCGGGCGGCCTCGATGCACGGCTGAACTTCCTGCTCGACGCGACGGTCGGCCTTGTCAATCTGGAGCAGAACCAGATCATCAAGATCTTCTCGGTGCTTGCCGTTATCTTCCTGCCGCCGACGCTCATCGCCTCCATCTACGGCATGAATTTCCAGGACATGCCCGAGTTCACCTGGCCCTACGGCTATCCGTTCTCACTCGGCATCATGATCGCCTCCGTGGCTGTCACCTTCCTCTACTTCCGCTGGAAGAAGCTGCTTTGA
- a CDS encoding DUF1499 domain-containing protein — MRKILPPFRSRLAAASLQFGRLALPVLVISALVHRADIVTTPQFLVLLTLGLLLGALACGSALAAGLVLWQRGGHGWAKAVRGFLYGLIALSPAFVALYAFAIYPRLSDVSTDTQNPPQLASGRPFTTGESQAEAYPDLVSRRFRIPPSDLHQAALQVAIRNRWTVTAELPPGMPDEPTRFQAVATSLVFAFRDDIALRILPDPVGARLDIRSASRFGAHDLGANANRIRSFFEDLDAVLVAAYGTLEPVNEDEELPADLPLLDPDAPQRENAPPPLPGNKPGAQETDSVSEQAGEQPATLEQLPDDLSEIYEEDRRGAAPAQ; from the coding sequence ATGCGCAAGATCCTGCCCCCTTTCCGGTCGCGCCTCGCGGCAGCCAGTCTCCAGTTCGGGCGGCTCGCCCTGCCCGTTCTTGTGATCTCGGCGCTGGTCCACAGGGCCGATATCGTCACGACCCCGCAGTTCCTGGTCCTGTTGACGCTCGGCCTGTTGCTGGGCGCGCTGGCCTGCGGCTCGGCGCTGGCCGCAGGGCTGGTCCTGTGGCAGCGCGGCGGTCATGGCTGGGCCAAGGCGGTGCGCGGTTTCCTCTACGGGTTGATCGCGCTCTCCCCAGCCTTCGTCGCGCTCTACGCCTTTGCGATCTATCCCCGTCTTTCCGACGTCAGCACGGACACGCAGAATCCGCCGCAACTGGCGAGCGGTCGCCCCTTCACCACCGGCGAATCACAAGCCGAGGCCTATCCCGACCTGGTATCGCGACGCTTCCGCATTCCGCCCTCGGATCTGCACCAGGCAGCGCTCCAGGTCGCCATACGCAACCGCTGGACCGTTACCGCGGAACTGCCCCCGGGAATGCCGGACGAGCCCACACGCTTTCAGGCGGTCGCGACCTCGCTCGTCTTCGCCTTTCGCGACGACATTGCCCTGCGCATCCTGCCGGACCCTGTCGGCGCCCGGCTCGACATCCGCTCCGCATCGCGATTCGGCGCGCATGACCTTGGAGCCAATGCCAACCGCATCCGCAGCTTCTTCGAGGATCTCGACGCGGTTCTCGTTGCAGCCTATGGAACGCTAGAGCCGGTGAACGAGGACGAGGAGCTGCCGGCAGATCTGCCCCTGCTCGATCCCGATGCCCCGCAGCGCGAAAACGCCCCCCCGCCGCTGCCCGGCAACAAGCCGGGAGCGCAGGAGACGGACAGTGTCAGCGAGCAGGCAGGCGAGCAGCCGGCCACGCTGGAACAGCTGCCCGATGATTTGTCAGAAATTTATGAGGAAGACCGCCGGGGCGCAGCGCCGGCGCAGTGA
- a CDS encoding long-chain-fatty-acid--CoA ligase — MAGLMQDWSLTCTRILDHAARNHPDREIVSRSVEGPIHRTTYKTLRTRSLQLAKRLQKAGIREGDRLATLAWNTWRHMEAWYGLMGIGAIYHTVNPRLFPDQIIWIINHAEDRFLLVDLTFLPLVEKVLPHLTTVEQVIVLTDEAHLPATGFDAVPYEEWLAETDADFAWAELDESAAAGMCYTSGTTGNPKGVVYSHRSNVLHALTAATPDMLGLSSRDRVMPVVPLFHANGWSLAFSAPMAGAALVLPGPRMDGEALWELLDGEKVSLTAAVPTIWLMLLQHLEASGRKLPYLDRVVIGGSACPRAITKAFEEIYDVRVRHAWGMTEMSPLGSVCATRPEVADLEGEALLDLQEKQGFAPFGVEMKVTDDEGKERPWDGKTFGRLKVRGPAVARTYFKEEDTPILDDEGFFDTGDVAHIDPYGYMQITDRAKDVIKSGGEWISTIELENLALLHPDVAEAAVIGVPHPKWDERPLLVVVAKEGRTPSEEAILKVLEGRIASWWMPNAVVFVDEIPHTATGKIKKTSLREQFADFRFADTG, encoded by the coding sequence ATGGCCGGTCTGATGCAGGACTGGTCGCTGACCTGTACCCGCATTCTCGACCATGCCGCGCGCAACCACCCGGATCGCGAAATCGTCTCGCGATCGGTCGAAGGACCGATCCACCGCACCACCTACAAGACGCTGCGCACCCGTTCGCTGCAACTCGCCAAGCGGCTGCAGAAGGCCGGCATTCGCGAGGGCGACCGCTTGGCGACGCTCGCCTGGAACACCTGGCGCCACATGGAGGCGTGGTACGGGCTGATGGGCATCGGCGCCATCTACCACACGGTCAACCCGCGCCTGTTTCCCGACCAGATCATCTGGATCATCAATCACGCCGAAGATCGCTTCCTGCTGGTCGACCTGACCTTTCTGCCGCTGGTGGAGAAGGTCTTGCCGCATCTGACCACCGTCGAGCAGGTGATCGTGCTCACCGACGAGGCGCACCTGCCCGCGACCGGGTTCGATGCCGTTCCCTACGAGGAATGGCTGGCCGAGACCGATGCCGACTTCGCCTGGGCGGAGCTCGACGAGAGCGCGGCCGCCGGCATGTGCTACACCTCCGGCACGACCGGAAACCCGAAGGGCGTCGTCTACTCGCACCGCTCCAACGTGCTGCATGCCCTGACCGCGGCAACGCCCGACATGCTCGGGCTGTCGTCCCGTGATCGCGTGATGCCGGTGGTCCCGCTGTTCCATGCCAACGGCTGGTCCCTCGCCTTTTCCGCACCGATGGCGGGGGCCGCCCTGGTACTGCCCGGGCCGCGCATGGACGGCGAAGCCCTGTGGGAGCTGCTTGACGGGGAAAAGGTGTCCCTGACCGCGGCCGTGCCGACGATCTGGCTGATGCTGCTCCAGCACCTGGAGGCGAGCGGGCGCAAGCTGCCCTATCTCGACCGGGTGGTGATCGGCGGATCCGCCTGCCCGAGAGCCATCACCAAGGCCTTCGAAGAGATCTACGACGTCCGCGTGCGCCACGCCTGGGGCATGACCGAGATGAGCCCGCTCGGTTCGGTCTGCGCGACCCGGCCGGAAGTGGCGGATCTCGAAGGCGAAGCCCTGCTCGATTTGCAGGAGAAGCAGGGCTTTGCGCCCTTCGGCGTGGAGATGAAGGTCACCGACGACGAAGGCAAGGAGCGCCCCTGGGACGGCAAGACCTTTGGCCGGCTGAAGGTGCGCGGCCCGGCGGTGGCGCGCACCTATTTCAAGGAAGAGGACACGCCGATCCTCGACGACGAAGGCTTCTTCGATACCGGCGACGTCGCCCATATCGACCCCTATGGCTACATGCAGATCACCGACCGCGCGAAGGACGTGATCAAGTCGGGCGGCGAGTGGATTTCCACCATCGAGCTGGAGAACCTTGCCTTGCTCCATCCGGATGTGGCGGAGGCCGCCGTCATCGGCGTGCCGCACCCGAAATGGGACGAGCGGCCGCTGCTGGTGGTGGTTGCCAAGGAAGGGCGGACACCGAGCGAGGAAGCCATCCTGAAGGTGCTGGAGGGCCGGATCGCCAGCTGGTGGATGCCGAATGCCGTGGTCTTCGTGGACGAGATCCCGCACACGGCGACAGGAAAGATCAAAAAGACCAGCTTGCGCGAACAGTTTGCCGACTTCCGGTTCGCCGACACGGGCTGA
- a CDS encoding HAD family hydrolase → MASVRAVLFDKDGTLIDFQNTWAPTFHTLMSELAAGDRLKAERLAAAAGFDLEAVRFEADSVLIAGSNDDIADAFAEILGLSDPKALAEDINARIGAMSLPHLSPFDDLVPALDRLAGHGLALGIATNDAEASALAQLDALGLTQRFAAVIGFDSGHGAKPSPGMVSGFCAALGLDPQEVVMVGDSLHDMHAGQAAGTRTLAVTTGTVGAEVLAPHADHVAGSLSAAIDWIETLIVRN, encoded by the coding sequence ATGGCGTCCGTGCGCGCAGTGCTGTTCGACAAGGACGGCACGCTGATCGACTTCCAGAACACCTGGGCGCCGACGTTCCACACCTTGATGAGCGAGCTTGCGGCCGGAGACCGGCTGAAGGCCGAGCGGCTCGCCGCGGCAGCGGGCTTCGATCTGGAGGCGGTACGTTTCGAGGCGGACTCGGTGCTGATCGCCGGTTCCAACGACGATATCGCCGACGCCTTTGCCGAGATCCTCGGACTGTCCGATCCCAAGGCGCTTGCCGAGGACATCAACGCCCGCATCGGCGCCATGAGCCTGCCGCACCTGTCGCCCTTCGACGACCTGGTGCCCGCGCTCGACCGGCTCGCCGGCCATGGGCTGGCGCTCGGCATCGCCACCAACGATGCGGAAGCCTCCGCTCTGGCGCAGCTCGACGCCCTTGGCCTGACGCAGCGCTTTGCAGCGGTGATCGGCTTCGACAGCGGGCATGGGGCGAAACCCTCGCCCGGCATGGTCTCGGGCTTCTGCGCAGCTCTCGGTCTTGATCCGCAGGAAGTGGTGATGGTCGGCGACAGCCTGCACGACATGCATGCCGGCCAGGCGGCCGGCACGAGGACACTGGCGGTCACGACCGGCACCGTCGGGGCAGAGGTGCTTGCCCCGCATGCCGACCATGTCGCCGGCTCCTTGAGCGCAGCCATCGACTGGATCGAGACGCTGATCGTCCGAAACTGA
- a CDS encoding HAD family hydrolase, with the protein MRIKAVLFDRDGTLTDFDSTWGPAIALVLKDLARGDEALLETLQELAMFDVAQARFTGPSVLKVQSPKDYSAGWAEVIGEPDSQAMLERIETILLDHCDRTVTPFDSVVDTLTALNGSGMPLGIATNGTEASARKQMQALGLGEAFTFLAGYDSGHGSKPEPGQLLAFARHVGLEPGEIAMVGDSLHDMHAARAAGMMRIAVTTGAIPRERLVSEADLVIERMSDLLPVALGRAA; encoded by the coding sequence ATGCGCATCAAGGCCGTATTGTTCGACCGCGACGGAACCCTGACCGACTTCGACAGCACCTGGGGCCCAGCCATCGCGCTTGTCCTGAAGGACCTGGCGCGCGGCGACGAAGCGCTTCTGGAGACGCTGCAGGAGCTTGCCATGTTCGACGTCGCCCAGGCGCGGTTTACCGGCCCGTCGGTCCTCAAGGTGCAGTCGCCGAAGGACTATTCGGCCGGCTGGGCAGAGGTGATCGGCGAACCGGACTCGCAGGCGATGCTGGAGCGCATCGAGACGATCCTGCTGGACCATTGCGACCGCACGGTCACTCCGTTCGACAGCGTGGTGGACACACTGACCGCGCTGAACGGCAGCGGCATGCCGCTCGGCATCGCCACCAACGGCACCGAGGCGTCCGCGCGCAAGCAGATGCAGGCTCTCGGCCTCGGCGAGGCCTTCACCTTCCTGGCCGGCTATGACAGCGGCCACGGGTCGAAGCCCGAGCCCGGTCAGCTTCTCGCCTTCGCCCGCCATGTCGGGCTCGAGCCGGGCGAGATCGCCATGGTCGGAGACAGCCTGCACGACATGCACGCGGCACGGGCCGCCGGCATGATGCGCATCGCGGTGACGACGGGGGCGATCCCGCGCGAGCGGCTGGTGAGCGAGGCGGATCTGGTGATCGAGCGCATGTCCGATCTGCTGCCCGTGGCCCTCGGCAGGGCAGCCTGA
- a CDS encoding MBL fold metallo-hydrolase, which translates to MVSLRHDRDFDPRHGEVVEISAAVRRLTAPNRGPFTWHGTNSYLIGRDEVAVLDPGPADPDHVRALVAAAGATRISAILVSHTHVDHSPGARLLKEMTGAPLVGCGPHRAARALLPGEINPLDASADTDYAPDRELCGGDSVSVDGLTLTAVETPGHTANHLAFALDEGRVLFSADHVMAWSTSIVAPPDGSMSAYMASLARLSERNDASYLPGHGGAVVDPAEYVAGLAAHRQAREKAILDRLTAGDRTIPEMVATIYADVDRSLHGAAALSVLAQVEWLIERGLVGIAPGETPALTLGSRLELP; encoded by the coding sequence ATGGTTTCCCTGCGACATGATCGGGACTTCGACCCGCGCCACGGCGAGGTGGTCGAGATTTCAGCCGCGGTACGCCGCCTTACCGCTCCCAATCGCGGTCCCTTCACCTGGCATGGCACGAACAGCTATCTGATCGGGCGCGACGAGGTGGCGGTGCTCGATCCCGGCCCTGCCGATCCCGATCATGTACGGGCGCTCGTGGCTGCGGCCGGCGCGACCCGCATCTCGGCGATCCTGGTGTCCCACACCCATGTGGACCATTCGCCGGGCGCAAGGCTGCTCAAGGAGATGACCGGCGCCCCGCTCGTCGGCTGCGGTCCGCACCGGGCAGCGCGCGCGCTGCTGCCGGGCGAGATCAACCCGCTGGATGCCAGCGCCGATACCGACTACGCGCCCGACCGCGAGCTGTGTGGCGGCGACAGCGTAAGCGTCGACGGGCTGACCCTGACGGCGGTGGAAACGCCCGGCCATACCGCCAACCACCTCGCCTTCGCACTGGACGAGGGCCGCGTGCTCTTTTCCGCCGACCATGTCATGGCGTGGTCGACATCGATCGTTGCGCCGCCGGACGGCTCGATGAGCGCCTACATGGCCTCGCTTGCACGGCTCTCGGAACGCAATGATGCAAGCTACCTGCCCGGCCATGGCGGCGCGGTCGTCGATCCTGCCGAGTATGTGGCCGGCCTTGCCGCGCATCGGCAGGCGCGGGAAAAAGCGATCCTCGACCGGCTCACCGCCGGAGACCGGACGATCCCGGAAATGGTGGCGACGATCTATGCCGATGTCGACCGCTCGCTGCACGGGGCGGCAGCGCTGTCGGTGCTGGCACAGGTCGAATGGCTGATCGAACGCGGGCTCGTCGGCATCGCCCCCGGCGAAACCCCGGCCCTCACGCTGGGCAGCCGCCTGGAGCTGCCCTGA
- a CDS encoding extracellular solute-binding protein, with translation MSISRRSVLKGSAAASTLLAAPAILKAGDALASSGQVNVFAWGDYIQQNMIDKFEGDTGIKVNLSTYGSNDEAEQKLRAAGGKGFDVIFPSITNGNNYYPDGLLQPVDESKLALDNLIPSMLRDSVQLGGTYRGKRMLLPFNWGTEAITLDSSQFNADDVSYGTMWSPEAAGKAAFRQKSVIMGVGLYLDATGEVKSNRMLDVYKTEEDARRVWDACAKFIIERKANIAAFWNNATEATNAFKQAGATIGQTWDTTGLLLNREDAKWKYRMPKEGGITWMDSMGIPSGAENLEQGYAFLNAMLDPKMAGLLAMNTGYNSAVSGAAEYAGDNYKAQFADVYNAENLANLWWWQADTPWFATLREEYVDKITNA, from the coding sequence ATGTCCATTTCCCGCCGTTCGGTGCTCAAGGGCTCCGCAGCCGCATCGACCCTGCTTGCCGCCCCGGCCATCCTGAAGGCCGGCGATGCGCTGGCCTCGTCCGGCCAGGTCAACGTCTTCGCCTGGGGTGACTACATCCAGCAGAACATGATCGACAAGTTCGAGGGCGACACCGGCATCAAGGTGAACCTGTCGACCTATGGCTCCAACGACGAGGCCGAGCAGAAACTGCGCGCCGCCGGCGGCAAGGGCTTCGACGTGATCTTCCCGTCGATCACCAACGGCAACAACTACTATCCGGACGGCCTGCTGCAGCCGGTCGACGAGAGCAAGCTCGCCCTCGACAACCTGATTCCCTCCATGCTGCGCGACAGCGTCCAGCTGGGCGGCACCTATCGCGGCAAGCGTATGCTGCTGCCGTTCAACTGGGGCACCGAGGCGATCACCCTCGACAGCAGCCAGTTCAACGCCGACGACGTTTCCTACGGCACGATGTGGTCGCCGGAAGCTGCCGGCAAGGCCGCCTTCCGCCAGAAGTCGGTGATCATGGGCGTCGGCCTTTATCTGGACGCCACCGGCGAGGTGAAGTCCAACCGCATGCTCGACGTCTACAAGACCGAGGAAGATGCCCGCCGCGTGTGGGACGCCTGCGCCAAGTTCATCATCGAGCGCAAGGCCAACATCGCCGCGTTCTGGAACAATGCGACCGAGGCGACCAACGCGTTCAAGCAGGCCGGTGCGACCATCGGCCAGACCTGGGACACCACCGGCCTCCTGCTGAACCGCGAGGATGCCAAGTGGAAGTACCGCATGCCCAAGGAAGGCGGCATCACCTGGATGGACTCCATGGGCATCCCTTCGGGCGCGGAGAACCTGGAGCAGGGCTATGCCTTCCTCAACGCCATGCTGGACCCGAAGATGGCTGGCCTGCTGGCGATGAACACGGGCTACAACTCGGCCGTTTCCGGTGCCGCCGAATACGCGGGCGACAACTACAAGGCCCAGTTCGCCGACGTTTACAATGCCGAGAACCTCGCCAACCTGTGGTGGTGGCAGGCCGACACGCCGTGGTTCGCCACGCTGCGTGAGGAGTATGTGGACAAGATCACCAACGCCTGA
- a CDS encoding ABC transporter ATP-binding protein, producing MHGQDVVLDGVSMRFGDFTAVQPTDLTINAGEFFSILGPSGCGKTTILRMISGFLDPSAGDVRIGGKSMAGIRPNARPTALIFQNLALFPLMSVWENVAFGLEARGVPKKVRRERAEELLAMVALTGQGEKKPTELSGGQRQRVAIARALAVEPAVLLLDEPLSALDLKLRQHMRSELKDLQRKTGVTFIYITHDQGEALTMSDRVAVMNRGVVEQVATSDEIYNLPATPFVASFVGEQNVFRGRLSGVEGEVARVDTPQGEMLAHLRGKAGVGDEVMIFVRPERMGLGSAGVAGEPRNRLRATIERRDLEGPFVNLHCRAGDAPVTVHLPNSGDASSSLASGETDLGFRPTDAIVMPVGELARE from the coding sequence ATGCACGGACAAGACGTCGTCCTCGACGGGGTGTCGATGCGCTTCGGCGATTTCACCGCCGTTCAACCGACCGACCTGACGATCAATGCCGGGGAGTTCTTTTCCATTCTCGGCCCCTCGGGCTGTGGCAAGACCACGATCCTGCGGATGATCTCCGGGTTTCTCGATCCCAGTGCCGGCGATGTGCGCATCGGCGGGAAAAGCATGGCCGGCATCCGTCCCAATGCCCGTCCGACGGCCCTCATCTTCCAGAACCTTGCGCTCTTCCCCTTGATGAGCGTTTGGGAAAACGTCGCCTTCGGCCTCGAGGCGCGGGGCGTGCCGAAGAAGGTGCGCCGTGAGCGGGCCGAGGAACTCCTGGCCATGGTCGCGCTGACGGGGCAGGGCGAGAAGAAGCCGACCGAGCTGTCCGGCGGACAGCGCCAGCGCGTCGCCATCGCCAGGGCTCTTGCGGTCGAGCCGGCGGTGTTGCTGCTCGACGAGCCGCTTTCCGCCCTCGATCTCAAGCTTCGCCAGCACATGCGCAGCGAGCTGAAGGACCTGCAGCGCAAGACCGGCGTCACCTTCATCTACATCACCCACGACCAGGGCGAGGCCCTGACCATGTCCGACCGCGTGGCGGTGATGAATCGCGGTGTGGTCGAGCAGGTCGCCACGTCCGACGAGATCTACAATCTGCCGGCGACCCCCTTCGTCGCGAGCTTCGTCGGCGAGCAGAACGTCTTCCGCGGTCGCCTGTCCGGTGTCGAGGGCGAGGTCGCGCGCGTCGACACGCCCCAGGGCGAGATGCTCGCCCATCTGCGCGGCAAGGCCGGCGTCGGCGACGAGGTCATGATCTTCGTGCGCCCCGAGCGGATGGGCCTTGGGTCGGCCGGCGTCGCGGGCGAGCCGCGCAACCGCTTGCGCGCCACCATCGAGCGCCGCGACCTGGAAGGGCCTTTCGTCAATCTGCATTGCCGGGCCGGCGATGCGCCGGTGACGGTGCATCTGCCGAATTCGGGCGATGCGTCCTCTTCGCTGGCCTCCGGCGAGACGGATCTGGGCTTCCGGCCTACCGATGCCATCGTGATGCCGGTCGGGGAGCTCGCCCGTGAATAG